The Trueperaceae bacterium genome window below encodes:
- a CDS encoding AMP nucleosidase, protein MVPKDGDRRGDVVPDSPSAEVEGDPGTVTVQDNLPESDVPSSAQRPGSENLIYANPEKWAIGREFLERYTGTAPERFQKQIILTNFHYYLERFQSLCDDSEVTEGSAMTAAHSEKQGVSIINFSIGSPVAALIIEVLATADPKATLFLGICGGLHRSLQVGDFILPTAAIRDEGASRHFMPPQVPALPTFKVQKFVSQIIVEKGLDYRTGVVHTTDYRFWEFNERFKTQLYEERALAIDMETSTLFSVGFASKVPIGALLLVSDLPLRKGGIKTKESARKVFRQYTDLHIEIGLQAMSEIAERGEHIRHYRW, encoded by the coding sequence ATGGTACCGAAGGATGGAGACAGAAGGGGCGATGTGGTCCCCGACTCGCCGAGCGCCGAGGTAGAGGGCGATCCCGGCACGGTTACGGTGCAGGACAACCTTCCCGAGTCGGATGTACCGTCCAGCGCTCAGCGGCCCGGAAGCGAGAACCTGATCTACGCCAACCCGGAGAAGTGGGCGATAGGCCGCGAGTTCCTCGAGAGATACACCGGAACGGCGCCCGAGCGCTTCCAGAAGCAGATAATCCTCACCAACTTCCACTACTACCTCGAGCGCTTCCAGTCCCTCTGTGACGACTCGGAGGTTACGGAAGGCTCCGCGATGACCGCGGCGCACAGTGAGAAGCAGGGCGTTTCGATCATCAACTTCTCGATCGGCTCGCCGGTCGCGGCCCTGATAATCGAGGTGCTGGCGACAGCCGACCCCAAGGCGACGCTCTTCCTGGGGATCTGCGGTGGCCTGCACCGCTCACTTCAGGTTGGCGACTTCATCCTGCCTACCGCCGCCATCCGCGACGAGGGGGCGTCCCGGCACTTCATGCCGCCACAGGTTCCCGCGCTCCCTACTTTCAAAGTCCAGAAGTTCGTCTCGCAGATAATCGTCGAGAAGGGGCTCGACTACCGCACCGGGGTCGTTCACACCACCGACTACCGCTTCTGGGAGTTCAACGAGCGGTTCAAGACGCAGCTCTACGAGGAGCGAGCGCTCGCCATCGACATGGAGACGTCGACTCTCTTCTCGGTCGGCTTCGCCTCCAAGGTACCGATCGGCGCGCTCCTGCTGGTATCCGACTTACCCCTGCGCAAAGGCGGGATAAAGACCAAGGAGTCGGCACGCAAAGTCTTTCGGCAGTACACCGACCTGCACATCGAGATCGGACTTCAGGCCATGAGTGAGATCGCCGAGCGGGGGGAGCATATCAGGCACTACCGCTGGTAG